The following are from one region of the Flavimobilis soli genome:
- a CDS encoding CTP synthase, translating to MVEHANRLSGRSESTTRHIFVTGGVASSLGKGLTASSLGRLLRSRGLRVTMQKLDPYLNVDPGTMNPFQHGEVFVTEDGAETDLDIGHYERFLDVPLTASANVTTGQVYSHVIAKERRGEYLGDTVQVIPHITDEIKARMRAQASADVDVIITEIGGTVGDIESQPFLEAARQVRHELGRDDCFFLHVSLVPYIGPSGELKTKPTQHSVAALRSIGIQPDAIVLRADRDMPESIKRKIALMCDVDNEAVVTCKDAPSIYDIPKVLHSEGLDAYVVRRLGLPFHDVDWDGWNQLLERVHNPARHVEVALVGKYIDLPDAYLSVTEALRAGGFANNAKVAIRWVASDECQTPEGAEQALGGADAILVPGGFGVRGIEGKLGALRWARENRVPTLGICLGLQSMVMEYARNVVGLEGASSSEFSDNTEHPVVATMEEQQAYVDGAGDLGGTMRLGAYDAVLTPGSVIAGVYGTTQVSERHRHRYEVNNAYRAQLEEAGLVFSGTSPDGTLVEFVELPADVHPYYVSTQAHPEFKSRPTKAHPLFAGLIAAAVAQQDS from the coding sequence GTGGTAGAGCATGCGAATCGACTCTCCGGGCGGTCGGAATCCACGACCCGGCACATCTTCGTGACCGGAGGCGTCGCCTCCTCACTCGGCAAGGGACTGACGGCTTCCAGCCTCGGTCGCCTTCTCCGCTCGCGCGGCCTCCGCGTGACGATGCAGAAGCTCGACCCCTACCTCAACGTCGACCCCGGAACGATGAACCCGTTCCAGCACGGCGAGGTCTTCGTCACCGAGGACGGCGCCGAGACGGACCTCGACATCGGCCACTACGAGCGGTTCCTCGACGTGCCGCTCACGGCCAGCGCGAACGTGACGACCGGCCAGGTCTACTCGCACGTCATCGCCAAGGAGCGGCGCGGCGAGTACCTGGGCGACACCGTCCAGGTCATCCCGCACATCACGGACGAGATCAAGGCGCGCATGCGCGCCCAGGCGAGCGCTGACGTCGACGTGATCATCACCGAGATCGGCGGCACCGTCGGCGACATCGAGTCGCAGCCCTTCCTCGAGGCTGCCCGCCAGGTGCGCCACGAGCTCGGCCGCGACGACTGCTTCTTCCTGCACGTCTCGCTCGTGCCGTACATCGGCCCGTCGGGCGAGCTCAAGACGAAGCCGACGCAGCACTCCGTCGCCGCGCTGCGCAGCATCGGCATCCAGCCGGACGCGATCGTCCTGCGTGCCGACCGCGACATGCCGGAGTCGATCAAGCGCAAGATCGCGCTCATGTGCGACGTCGACAACGAGGCCGTCGTGACCTGCAAGGACGCGCCGAGCATCTACGACATCCCCAAGGTGCTGCACTCCGAGGGTCTCGATGCGTACGTCGTGCGCCGCCTCGGCCTGCCGTTCCACGACGTCGACTGGGACGGCTGGAACCAGCTCCTCGAGCGCGTGCACAACCCCGCGCGCCACGTCGAGGTCGCCCTCGTCGGCAAGTACATCGACCTGCCTGACGCCTACCTGTCCGTGACCGAGGCGCTGCGCGCCGGCGGCTTCGCGAACAACGCCAAGGTCGCCATCCGCTGGGTCGCCTCCGACGAGTGCCAGACGCCCGAGGGCGCCGAGCAGGCGCTCGGCGGCGCCGACGCGATCCTCGTCCCCGGCGGCTTCGGCGTGCGCGGCATCGAGGGCAAGCTGGGCGCGCTGCGCTGGGCCCGCGAGAACCGCGTGCCGACGCTCGGCATCTGCCTCGGACTGCAGTCGATGGTCATGGAGTACGCCCGCAACGTCGTCGGCCTCGAGGGCGCGTCGTCCTCGGAGTTCTCGGACAACACCGAGCACCCTGTCGTCGCGACGATGGAGGAGCAGCAGGCGTACGTCGACGGTGCGGGAGACCTCGGCGGCACGATGCGCCTCGGTGCGTACGACGCCGTCCTGACGCCCGGGTCCGTCATCGCCGGCGTCTACGGGACCACGCAGGTCTCGGAGCGTCACCGCCACCGCTACGAGGTCAACAACGCCTACCGGGCGCAGCTCGAGGAGGCCGGCCTGGTCTTCTCGGGGACGTCCCCCGACGGCACGCTCGTCGAGTTCGTCGAGCTGCCCGCGGACGTGCACCCGTACTACGTGTCGACCCAGGCGCACCCCGAGTTCAAGTCGCGCCCGACCAAGGCCCACCCCCTGTTCGCGGGCCTGATCGCCGCCGCGGTGGCTCAGCAGGACTCATGA
- a CDS encoding glycosyltransferase family 4 protein translates to MNVLQVLGTSAGGVIRHVRAVAVALSAQGDDVRVAGPASSRDLLDETLPLAPVEIGPRPGSGDLAAVRALRATMAGADVVHAHGLRAGAFAVIAARSRRPRPRVVVTLHNLPVGGRAVRTVSAVLERVVARGADVVLGVSGDLVARAARLGARGAERALVPAPALRPVSEGDVAAARASLEVPGPLVLTVARLAPQKGLDTLLDAAAHLARDVPDVTWCVAGDGPLRGELEAEAARRNLPVRMLGARSDVPALLRAADVVVSTAVWEGQPIAVQEALGAGSALVVTDAGGTREVTGDDGAVVVRVGDAAALARETAALLADDGRRAGQGEKAAMRALELPTSDDVVAQLRRVYR, encoded by the coding sequence CTTGCAGGTCCTCGGCACGAGCGCAGGGGGCGTCATCCGGCACGTGCGTGCCGTCGCGGTCGCCCTGTCGGCCCAGGGCGACGACGTCCGCGTCGCCGGCCCCGCGTCCTCACGCGACCTCCTCGACGAGACGCTGCCGCTCGCGCCCGTCGAGATCGGCCCCCGGCCCGGGTCGGGTGACCTCGCTGCCGTCCGGGCGCTGCGCGCCACGATGGCGGGAGCCGACGTCGTCCACGCCCACGGCCTTCGCGCCGGTGCCTTCGCCGTGATCGCGGCACGCAGCCGACGACCCCGCCCGCGCGTCGTCGTGACTCTGCACAACCTCCCCGTCGGGGGACGTGCCGTGCGCACCGTGTCCGCCGTCCTCGAACGCGTCGTCGCTCGTGGCGCCGACGTCGTGCTCGGGGTCAGCGGCGACCTCGTCGCCCGTGCGGCACGGCTCGGCGCGCGGGGCGCCGAGCGGGCGCTCGTCCCCGCCCCGGCCCTGCGCCCGGTCAGCGAGGGCGACGTCGCTGCGGCGCGTGCCTCGCTCGAGGTTCCGGGCCCGCTCGTGCTCACGGTCGCCCGCCTCGCGCCGCAGAAGGGCCTCGACACCCTGCTCGACGCCGCCGCTCACCTCGCGCGCGACGTCCCCGACGTCACGTGGTGCGTCGCGGGCGACGGCCCGCTGCGCGGCGAGCTCGAGGCCGAGGCTGCCCGGCGGAACCTGCCGGTGCGCATGCTCGGCGCACGCTCCGACGTGCCTGCACTCCTGCGCGCGGCGGACGTCGTCGTGAGCACCGCCGTCTGGGAAGGACAGCCGATCGCGGTCCAGGAAGCGCTCGGCGCCGGCTCGGCCCTCGTCGTGACCGACGCGGGCGGCACGCGCGAGGTGACGGGGGACGACGGCGCGGTCGTCGTGCGCGTCGGCGACGCGGCAGCGCTCGCGCGAGAGACCGCCGCGCTGCTCGCCGACGACGGCAGACGTGCAGGTCAGGGGGAGAAGGCCGCCATGCGGGCCCTCGAGCTGCCGACGAGCGACGACGTCGTCGCCCAGCTGCGACGCGTCTACCGGTAG
- a CDS encoding COX15/CtaA family protein yields MTTPHAPAQPTSTLPTPPRGPLDRFLRWTDARRPTILVANLVAQIGIIVTGGLVRLTGSGLGCSTWPQCEPGSFTPVYHPETAYHSAIEFGNRTLTFVLCVVAGLTAVAVWRQRERLTSYRVLGLVPLIGVVVQAVVGGITVLVDLHPAVVGSHMFISLALVAASTWLIVRHAEGDGPARAVLPSPVRAVAAVTGVLAVPMLVLGVVTTGAGPHSGDDEVAYRFALDPAHAAKLHGISVWFYVASVVVLAVLVAQAARGGSDARRPRRALVLVGAVIALQAAIGYTQYFTDLPIALVLLHMLGAALSTAVATNLVLSTRVRD; encoded by the coding sequence GTGACCACGCCGCACGCTCCCGCTCAGCCGACCTCGACCCTGCCGACGCCGCCGCGCGGCCCGCTCGACCGGTTCCTGCGGTGGACCGACGCCCGACGCCCGACGATCCTCGTCGCGAACCTCGTGGCACAGATCGGCATCATCGTCACGGGCGGCCTCGTCCGCCTGACCGGGTCGGGTCTCGGCTGCTCGACGTGGCCGCAGTGCGAGCCCGGCAGCTTCACCCCCGTCTATCACCCCGAGACGGCGTACCACTCGGCGATCGAGTTCGGGAACCGCACTCTCACATTCGTGCTGTGCGTCGTCGCCGGTCTCACGGCCGTCGCCGTGTGGCGGCAGCGCGAGCGCCTCACGTCGTACCGGGTCCTCGGGCTCGTCCCGCTCATCGGCGTCGTCGTGCAGGCCGTCGTCGGCGGGATCACGGTGCTCGTGGACCTGCACCCGGCGGTCGTGGGCTCCCACATGTTCATCTCGCTCGCGCTCGTCGCCGCGTCGACGTGGCTGATCGTGCGCCACGCGGAGGGTGACGGTCCCGCCCGCGCCGTGCTGCCCTCCCCCGTGCGTGCGGTCGCGGCGGTCACCGGCGTCCTCGCCGTGCCGATGCTCGTCCTCGGTGTGGTCACGACGGGTGCGGGACCGCACTCGGGCGACGACGAGGTCGCCTACCGCTTCGCGCTCGACCCGGCGCACGCTGCCAAGCTGCACGGCATCAGCGTCTGGTTCTACGTCGCGTCCGTCGTCGTGCTGGCCGTGCTCGTCGCGCAGGCAGCGCGAGGCGGGTCAGACGCGAGGAGGCCGCGCCGGGCCCTCGTCCTCGTCGGCGCGGTCATCGCCCTGCAGGCGGCGATCGGTTACACGCAGTACTTCACGGACCTGCCGATCGCGCTCGTGCTGCTGCACATGCTCGGGGCTGCCCTGTCGACCGCGGTCGCGACGAACCTCGTCCTGTCGACCCGCGTGCGGGACTGA
- a CDS encoding NUDIX domain-containing protein, with translation MTDPIFDRVAPRPVVDRRAVHGGAVWDVVSEDVDLGDAGVVTREWVDHPGAVATIAMDDEGRVLLLRQYRHPVRRELWEPPAGLLDIAAEDACLAAQRELAEEADLRAKTWHVLADYFTTPGGNNEALRVFLARDLSPVPESERHVREDEEMDMVPHWLPWEEAVESVLAGRLHNPSTVVGVLALAAAMHQGLETLRPGDAPWPERREGVPPGRIGRGA, from the coding sequence ATGACCGACCCGATCTTCGACCGCGTCGCCCCGCGGCCCGTCGTCGACCGCCGCGCGGTCCACGGCGGGGCCGTGTGGGACGTCGTGAGCGAAGACGTCGACCTCGGCGACGCCGGGGTCGTCACCCGCGAGTGGGTCGACCACCCCGGCGCCGTCGCGACGATCGCGATGGACGACGAGGGCCGGGTCCTGCTGCTGCGCCAGTACCGTCACCCGGTGCGGCGCGAGCTGTGGGAGCCGCCCGCTGGCCTGCTCGACATCGCGGCCGAGGACGCGTGCCTCGCGGCGCAGCGCGAGCTCGCCGAGGAGGCGGACCTGCGCGCCAAGACCTGGCACGTCCTCGCGGACTACTTCACGACCCCGGGCGGCAACAACGAGGCCCTGCGCGTGTTCCTCGCGCGCGACCTGAGCCCCGTCCCCGAGTCCGAGCGCCACGTCCGCGAGGACGAGGAGATGGACATGGTGCCGCACTGGCTCCCGTGGGAGGAGGCCGTCGAGTCGGTGCTCGCCGGCCGGCTGCACAACCCGTCGACCGTCGTCGGCGTCCTGGCCCTCGCCGCAGCGATGCACCAGGGGCTCGAGACGCTGCGTCCCGGCGACGCGCCGTGGCCCGAGCGTCGCGAGGGCGTCCCGCCGGGCCGGATCGGCCGCGGAGCCTGA